A genome region from Arachis duranensis cultivar V14167 chromosome 6, aradu.V14167.gnm2.J7QH, whole genome shotgun sequence includes the following:
- the LOC107494918 gene encoding GDSL esterase/lipase At5g14450: protein MGPLITEFGFVVLLILPWFLSVVAEEPKAASPGCDFPAIFNFGDSNSDTGCMSSAFYPAILPYGQTFFHDAAGRASDGRLIIDFIAEKLGFQYLSAYIDSIGTSYRHGANFAAGSSTIRRQNRTYFDGGSPFTLEIQTAQFVQFKARTAKFFNQGKENPYTVNFPRPEEFAKAIYTFDIGQNDIALGMGHQDSQALVSDMLENFLKQIKMLYEQGARAFWIHNTGPIGCLPLSMPKHNPNNNTAVQTFNSFWPIKENTVENQKDNEVAVSGSLDENGCVIYANDIAKDFNSKLKNGVLKLRAQYPDASFTYVDMFSAKYELISNSKREGFVDPSEICCGYHEDGYHVNCGNKAMIKGKEIYAGSCKDPSKYISWDGVHYTEAANRWIANRILNGSLSDPPLPITLSCKRTP, encoded by the exons ATGGGCCCTCTAATAACTGAGTTTGGATTTGTTGTGTTACTAATACTCCCGTGGTTTCTTAGTGTAGTAGCAGAGGAACCAAAAGCCGCAAGCCCAGGTTGTGATTTTCCAGCTATATTCAACTTCGGTGATTCCAATTCAGACACTGGTTGCATGTCGTCTGCATTTTACCCTGCTATTTTGCCTTATGGTCAGACTTTCTTCCATGATGCTGCTGGCAGAGCTTCTGATGGACGCCTTATTATAGATTTCATTG CCGAGAAGCTTGGTTTCCAGTACTTGAGTGCATACATAGATTCAATTGGAACAAGTTATAGGCATGGCGCAAACTTTGCTGCAGGATCATCAACCATTAGGCGACAAAACAGGACCTACTTTGATGGCGGTTCTCCTTTCACACTGGAAATCCAAACTGCCCAGTTTGTCCAGTTTAAGGCTCGCACCGCCAAGTTCTTCAACCAAG GGAAGGAAAATCCTTACACGGTTAACTTTCCTAGGCCAGAGGAGTTCGCCAAAGCCATCTATACATTTGATATTGGGCAAAATGATATCGCTCTTGGCATGGGCCACCAAGATTCCCAAGCACTCGTCTCTGACAtgcttgaaaattttttaaagcaaaTTAAG ATGTTGTATGAACAAGGAGCAAGGGCATTTTGGATACATAACACGGGTCCAATTGGTTGCTTGCCATTGAGCATGCCTAAGCACAATCCAAATAATAATACTGCAGTTCAAACTTTTAATAGTTTTTGGcctataaaagaaaatacagtAGAAAACCAAAAAGATAACGAAGTTGCGGTTTCTGGTTCACTTGATGAAAACGGGTGTGTCATATATGCAAACGACATAGCTAAAGATTTCAATAGTAAGCTCAAGAATGGAGTCCTCAAATTGAGGGCACAGTATCCAGATGCCTCTTTCACATACGTGGACATGTTCTCTGCTAAGTATGAGCTCATCAGCAACTCCAAAAGAGAAG GATTTGTTGATCCTTCTGAAATTTGTTGTGGTTATCATGAGGATGGGTACCATGTAAATTGTGGGAACAAAGCCATGATTAAAGGTAAAGAAATTTATGCTGGTTCTTGTAAAGATCCGTCAAAGTACATTAGCTGGGATGGTGTGCACTACACTGAGGCAGCAAATCGATGGATTGCTAATCGCATATTAAATGGTTCATTGTCAGATCCTCCACTTCCTATAACACTCTCTTGTAAAAGGACTCCATAG